A single window of Oxyura jamaicensis isolate SHBP4307 breed ruddy duck chromosome 3, BPBGC_Ojam_1.0, whole genome shotgun sequence DNA harbors:
- the C3H6orf118 gene encoding LOW QUALITY PROTEIN: uncharacterized protein C6orf118 homolog (The sequence of the model RefSeq protein was modified relative to this genomic sequence to represent the inferred CDS: inserted 2 bases in 2 codons; deleted 2 bases in 1 codon; substituted 1 base at 1 genomic stop codon), giving the protein MAWTEMLLRQGEAQVCVAGWALGFAGCLAGVRGDVWALVDWRQLVVVEVPAGMLGVRTDVKMYTSGHXNHNKIYKPSEKIKQGXRYSARKQTSLMTERNQFLAENKSTRKIKNCSGNFSFSIPLLPAQAASSFPNNKHPRSPVTSVGASVDASSTVLEIKFKALKKKAEEGTDRFHMHLKREELDTSEIMVLKNKPVKNSQQGAAELTKEEYQFIPSYLAGVTKTDQFNKFLHFQKEFIAKHESLPNDFTGKKKKNIRTAELQKICGCSPQLQERLQVVEEVFEDICNSSLIFGDILKEIKNYSKDLAQHKLNVPDQALKAQVKGMETVPSRAPETVCQEIPAASHEKKTCRRQEKKGAHKPLSVSEQHESMRCKILSRWEEMTILEXEKKETMVYVGITDIMENTLK; this is encoded by the exons ATGGCCTGGACTGAAATGCTACTGAGGCAGGGTGAGGCACAGGTCTGTGTTGCTGGGTGGGCCCTGGGTTTTGCAGGGTGTCTGGCTGGTGTCCGTGGTGATGTCTGGGCCCTAGTGGACTGGAGGCAGCTGGTGGTTGTTGAAGTGCCAGCTGGGATGCTTGGTGTAAG AACAGATGTTAAAATGTACACCTCAGGAC TTAATCATAACAAGATTTATAAgccttcagagaaaataaaacagggatGACGGTACTCTGCCAGGAAGCAAACTAGTCTCatgacagaaagaaatcaaTTCCTAGCTGAAAATAAGAGTACaaggaagattaaaaattgttctggtaacttttctttcagcattcctctgcttccagcacaggctgcatcTTCCTTCCCCAACAACAAACATCCACGGTCACCTGTGACTAGTGTTGGTGCCTCAGTAGATGCAAGTTCTACTGTACTGGAAATAAAGTTTAAAGcattgaaaaagaaagcagaggagggAACTGACAGATTCCATATGCATCTGAAAAGAGAGGAGTTAGATACGTCAGAGATTATGgtgctgaaaaacaaaccagttAAGAACAGCCAACAGGGTGCTGCTGAGCTCACCAAAGAAGAATACCAGTTCATACCTTCATATTTGGCTGGTGTAACTAAAACTGATCAGTTTAACAAGTTCCTACATTTCCAGAAGGAGTTCATAGCGAAGCATGAATCGTTACCGAAtgattttacaggaaaaaaaaaaaaaaatatcagaacagCA GAGCTTCAGAAAATCTGTGGCTGT TCCCCTCAATTGCAAGAGAGACTACAGGTAGTTGAGGAAGTTTTTGAAGATATATGCAACAGTTCTCTGATATTTGGTGATATTctaaaggaaattaagaatTATTCCAAAGATTTAGCACAACATAAGCTGAATGTACCTGATCAG GCTCTAAAGGCTCAGGTCAAAGGGATGGAAACAGTGCCCTCAAGGGCTCCAGAAACAGTCTGTCAGGAAATACCTGCAGCTTCTCATGAAAAAA AAACCTGCAGACgacaggagaaaaagggagCACACAAacctctttctgtttctgaacagCATGAATCTATGAGGTGTAAAATTCTCAGTAGATGGGAGGAAATGACAATACTAG AcgagaagaaagaaacaatggTTTATGTTGGGATAACAGATATTATGGAAAACACCCTTAAATAG